The Chryseobacterium oranimense genome contains the following window.
AGGGTTCTCTCACAGCTAAACCTAATTTAATCTGATATGAATACACCAATCACTGTTCAGTACAAAATAAATGCTCCTCTGGAAAAAGTCTGGAACGCATTGACCGATAAAAACGAAATGAAATCCTGGTATTTTGATATCCGGGATTTTGTATTAGAAACCGGTAAAGAATTTAATTTCTATGAACCGGGTGAAGCTAAAAAATACCACCATCAGTGCCGTATTCTGGAAATTGTTCCCAACAGGAAATTAAAGCATACCTGGTCTTATCCCGAATTTTCAGATGCTGTAACTACCGTCACCTGGGAACTTCAGCAAGAAGATAACGGAACTTTGGTGACCTTGACTCATTGTGATATTGAAGGCTTTGATAGTTTAGGTGAAAACTTCTCAAGGAAAAGCTTTACAGAAGGCTGGAATGGAATTATCGGACAAAGCATGAAAAATTATTTGGAAAAATAAACCCTATGATACAGTTGC
Protein-coding sequences here:
- a CDS encoding SRPBCC domain-containing protein, encoding MNTPITVQYKINAPLEKVWNALTDKNEMKSWYFDIRDFVLETGKEFNFYEPGEAKKYHHQCRILEIVPNRKLKHTWSYPEFSDAVTTVTWELQQEDNGTLVTLTHCDIEGFDSLGENFSRKSFTEGWNGIIGQSMKNYLEK